A part of Denitratisoma oestradiolicum genomic DNA contains:
- a CDS encoding c-type cytochrome — protein MKWFHGVAGGIALLAALSSSATENSLAQGRAIYNFRCYFCHGYSGDAKTLAATYLSPPPADFQAASPERINKDSILSTLRQGRPGTAMKSFANVLSPEEMDAVARFVMDEFILRKAGNTRYHTPENGWDKHERYAAAYPFALKQISLSQPWETLTPAQAEGKRLYLSSCVSCHDRGAPTPEDVAWDARPLSYPRNNFSLAAPPPKLDAMASASPYALHDLPPKISGMTAQEKRGESLFQANCAFCHGADGTGKNWIGQFLEPHPRNLQDPAFMANVDREHLTRSIREGLPGSSMPAWKSVLKKRDVEAILAYINRAFHPLRAQ, from the coding sequence TTGAAGTGGTTCCACGGGGTGGCGGGGGGGATTGCTCTCCTCGCCGCCCTGAGCAGTAGTGCAACAGAGAATTCTCTGGCTCAGGGTCGAGCCATCTACAATTTCCGCTGCTATTTCTGCCACGGCTATTCCGGCGATGCGAAAACCCTGGCCGCAACCTACCTGAGCCCACCACCCGCCGATTTCCAGGCCGCCAGTCCCGAGCGAATCAACAAAGATTCAATACTCTCCACCCTGCGCCAGGGACGGCCGGGGACGGCCATGAAGTCCTTTGCCAATGTGCTGAGTCCGGAGGAAATGGACGCGGTCGCCCGCTTTGTGATGGACGAGTTCATTCTCCGCAAGGCCGGGAACACCCGCTACCACACTCCCGAAAATGGCTGGGACAAGCATGAACGATACGCGGCCGCCTATCCTTTCGCCCTGAAGCAGATTTCCCTTTCCCAACCCTGGGAAACTCTGACCCCGGCCCAGGCCGAGGGCAAGCGCCTGTATCTGTCCAGTTGCGTAAGCTGCCATGACCGGGGTGCTCCCACGCCGGAAGACGTGGCCTGGGACGCCCGGCCTCTCTCCTATCCGCGCAACAATTTTTCCCTGGCCGCCCCTCCGCCAAAGCTGGACGCCATGGCCAGCGCCAGTCCCTATGCCCTGCACGACCTCCCGCCCAAGATTTCCGGGATGACCGCTCAGGAAAAACGGGGGGAGAGCCTATTCCAGGCCAACTGCGCCTTCTGTCATGGAGCCGACGGCACCGGCAAGAACTGGATCGGCCAGTTTCTCGAACCCCATCCACGCAATCTGCAGGATCCAGCCTTCATGGCCAATGTCGACCGGGAGCATCTGACCCGTTCCATCCGGGAAGGGCTACCCGGCAGTTCCATGCCGGCCTGGAAATCCGTGCTGAAGAAAAGGGACGTCGAGGCGATCCTGGCCTACATCAACCGGGCCTTTCATCCACTTCGAGC
- a CDS encoding cytochrome c, with the protein MASSATWAGQRPLKGGPIKPEILYHNYCSVCHGDKGDGNSRAKGSLVPPPRDFTKAGELGRQTMITIVTHGKPSTAMTGWQTQLTQKEIEAVVDYIRSTFMRVVLDPRLQQGQAVYIHNCMVCHGDKGQGAMSSVGLVPPRNFATPQARAELTRERMIYSVTNGRPNTAMAPFAKRLPTKDIEAVVDYIRTGLMMPEAGDISGTSAHSRGRSGEAENGMAQTFVNGLKGDPAKGGKLYMTTCATCHGAKGDGKGPRAYFINPKPRNFLDLAFRANFNRPAVFLAVAEGRLGTEMPAWSKVLTEQEIADVSEFVFQRFIRPGTKAAGGKR; encoded by the coding sequence ATGGCGAGTTCCGCCACCTGGGCCGGTCAGCGGCCTCTGAAGGGCGGCCCCATCAAGCCAGAGATTCTGTATCACAACTATTGTTCTGTCTGTCACGGCGACAAGGGTGACGGCAACAGCCGGGCCAAAGGCAGTCTGGTGCCGCCACCGCGCGACTTCACCAAAGCTGGGGAACTGGGGCGCCAAACCATGATCACGATCGTGACTCACGGCAAGCCGAGTACTGCCATGACCGGCTGGCAGACCCAGTTGACCCAAAAGGAAATCGAGGCAGTTGTGGATTACATCCGCAGCACCTTCATGCGAGTGGTCCTGGACCCCCGACTACAGCAAGGGCAAGCGGTGTACATTCATAACTGCATGGTATGTCATGGAGACAAGGGCCAGGGCGCGATGTCTTCAGTAGGCTTGGTACCCCCGCGCAACTTCGCCACCCCCCAGGCCAGGGCAGAACTGACCCGGGAAAGGATGATCTATTCGGTGACCAACGGTCGCCCCAATACCGCCATGGCGCCCTTCGCCAAGCGGCTCCCGACCAAGGATATCGAAGCAGTAGTGGACTACATCCGTACTGGCCTGATGATGCCGGAGGCCGGTGATATTTCCGGTACAAGCGCCCACTCCAGAGGCCGTAGCGGAGAAGCGGAAAACGGAATGGCCCAGACCTTCGTAAATGGACTGAAAGGTGACCCGGCCAAGGGCGGAAAACTCTACATGACCACCTGCGCCACCTGCCACGGCGCCAAGGGCGATGGCAAAGGACCCCGGGCCTATTTCATCAATCCGAAACCTAGAAATTTCCTCGACCTGGCCTTCCGCGCCAACTTCAACCGCCCGGCCGTGTTCCTGGCGGTGGCTGAGGGACGACTGGGCACCGAAATGCCTGCATGGAGCAAGGTATTGACCGAGCAGGAAATCGCCGATGTCAGTGAATTCGTCTTCCAGCGCTTTATTCGGCCCGGCACCAAGGCGGCAGGAGGTAAACGTTGA